A single genomic interval of Lathyrus oleraceus cultivar Zhongwan6 chromosome 7, CAAS_Psat_ZW6_1.0, whole genome shotgun sequence harbors:
- the LOC127101014 gene encoding zinc finger protein 10: protein MEQDQCWIQTKRKYSMSSNSNIVTIPSSSSCYGDSWEEQAFAEDAAAGSLGGCIWPPRSYSCSFCRREFRSAQALGGHMNVHRKDRARLKQQPSNDQILFHHHHHHEVEIENHHHLLHHKPLIQSDHNYLAYNSNLFPNSPLCGLVYEKANPNSHLDLSASSKDLFRDETLISPSESWLNLPRDDRLCSPKFQQEVDNDNLDEKVSKGILDSRVRGKGENDDESDVSMSLNLVLCRAHPLVQLDERNKEEGAMINCKKRMKIDSSSNQLFSNSKSTFDNQQNIQAKMFEFSPNSIEELDLELRLGTRSKV, encoded by the coding sequence ATGGAACAGGATCAATGTTGGATTCAAACAAAGAGAAAATACTCAATGAGTTCTAATTCAAATATTGTTACtattccttcttcttcttcttgttaTGGTGATTCATGGGAAGAACAAGCTTTCGCTGAAGACGCGGCTGCAGGTTCTCTTGGTGGATGTATATGGCCACCAAGATCATATTCTTGTAGCTTTTGTAGAAGAGAGTTTAGGTCAGCACAAGCATTAGGTGGACATATGAATGTTCATAGAAAAGATAGAGCAAGACTAAAGCAACAACCATCAAATGATCAAATTCTttttcatcatcatcatcatcatgaagttgaaattgaaaatcatcatcatcttcttcatcataAGCCACTTATTCAAAGTGATCATAACTATTTGGCTTATAATAGTAACCTCTTCCCTAATTCACCTCTTTGTGGTTTGGTTTATGAAAAAGCTAACCCTAATTCTCATCTCGATCTCTCCGCGTCTTCTAAGGATTTATTCAGAGACGAAACCCTAATTTCACCTTCTGAATCATGGTTGAACTTACCTCGAGACGATAGATTATGTTCGCCGAAGTTTCAACAAGAAGTTGATAATGATAATCTTGATGAAAAAGTCTCCAAGGGAATATTGGATTCTAGGGTAAGAGGTAAAGGTGAAAATGATGATGAAAGTGATGTATCTATGAGCTTGAATTTGGTTTTGTGTAGAGCTCATCCACTTGTGCAACTTGATGAGAGAAATAAGGAAGAAGGTGCGATGATCAATTGCAAGAAGAGGATGAAAATAGATTCTTCATCAAATCAATTATTCTCAAACTCAAAAAGCACTTTTGATAATCAACAAAATATCCAAGCAAAGATGTTTGAGTTTAGCCCTAATTCAATTGAAGAGCTAGATCTGGAGTTAAGGCTTGGTACAAGATCCAAGGTATAG